TATACGGCTATTAAGCCCTTAAAATGTGGCTAGTCAAAATTGAATGATGTactgtatgtataaaatacagGCTAGATTTCAAAGACTTGGCTTAAAAAGTAGGgggaatgtaaaatatctccttaattatattttaggttgaaaagataatattttggatatattggtttaaatgaaaatatattacttaAATTCATCtcatctgtttcttcattttttttttcaatatggcTACTAGAAGAATCAAAATTCTGTTTTTGGCTTGCATTATATTCATACTGGACAGTGCTGCTTTAGATAACAAGGTTCCTGATGCATGGAAATGTAATctgatttacagagaaaattgcattTACAGGCAAGCTTCCTCCCCTCAAACCTTTATCAGTTGGgcaaagggaggcagaggagacaaAGCTGATAGGAACTGTCTTTCCAGGTGGTAGATCACTGTACAAACTGGACCTCCCCAGGGCCTCAGGCTGAAATGACATGAGACTGTGGGCAGGCTGGGATGTGGTTAGGAATGCACACTCCCTGTCCTGGAGACTGGATCAGCGGCAAGAAGAGGAAGACTAGGGACATGTCTGAGTTTGAACAGGTTTCCTGGGCCGGCACAAAGCAGCGCTTTTATTGCTACTCCCACACACAACAATGACACACATCTCCACAAAAGACACTGAGACACACTTACAGTCTAACAGGGCTTCCCTCAAATACCCAGCCACCCACAGTTTACACCCACGTCCACCTGTAGCTTCAGATATAAACATCCCAAATACCCAGGGCTACAACTGCCTTGCGCTAAGCCTGCCCTTCCCCACCAGGCCCTAGGCCTGGGGTCTTGGTCCTCCTCTGGGCACCGccccccttccctgtccccagggTACCTTCTCCCCTTAACCCCAATTTGGCCTCTTCACCGGGTGCACACCTGGCAGCGGCGATCTCCTGACGCTGACGGGCGGCACTCACAGCTCGACGGGCGCCCTCGACAGCCCTGTCCACTTTCTCCTTGACTTTGCCCCGCCGAAGGGCCAGAGGGAGGAGGCTGCGCACGCGCCCCCCGTGCACCAACCGGTTGCGCTTGTACTTGCCCTCCTCGCGGGAGCCGTCGGGGCGGGTGGTGCGCCCGTAGCCGTGCCGCCGGTTGCCCAGCCACTCGCCCTCGTAGCGCAGCCCGTTGGAGCGCTGGCTCACGCCGTAGCCGCTGCGCCGGTCGGCGCGCCATTCGCCCGCGTACACCTCAGTGGCCGAGCCCTCAATGAGGGCGGGAGGCGCTGGGGCCGGGGGCCCGCTGGCCTCGGAGCCCGGGGGTCCTGTGCTGCCTACTTCGCTGCTCACCTCGCTGCGCAGGGAGCCCCGCTTGCTGCTCAAGGAGCTGCGGCGCCCGCCCGCCCGGAGCCCGCTGAGCAGCAGCGAGCGGCGGAAGAACCCGCCCGCCGCCGGGGTGCGCTTTCGGGTGGACGCGCCGTCCGCGTCCCCGGGCCCGGCCAGCACGAAGCCGCCCCGGGAGCCGGAGGCCGGGCTGCCTCCCTCGTCgccgggcaggggcaggggcgggggcggcgTCGGGGGGTCGCTGTGGCCGGAGTCCAGGGAGGTGCGGCGGGGCGAGCGCAGCAGCGCCGCCTGATGGTAGGGCACACTCTGGCGCACGCCGTAGCCGTGGCGCTTCCCCGCCTGCCACTGGCCCTGGTAGGTGCCTGCGGGAGGGGCAGGAGCCGGGAGAAAGAGTCAGGACTCGCCGCTCCTTGCACTCCAGGCCCCAGGCACCCCCGCAAGCCTAAGTGTCGGGCGGGAGAGGAGGGGGCAATTGGTGTGGAGGTCAGGGAAAGGCACTAGGAGTGGGGACAGGCCAGGTTGGGTCAGAGATGGGTTAGAACAGAGGGAAGACAGGCAGGCAGCAGATCAGCGGATCTGAGCCGTGCAGGTAgacaggggaaagggggagggccGGGCAGGTTGGGGTGTGTGAAGGACAGACAGTCCAGAGGGTGTGAGGGACAGTTTGATGGGGGTGTATAGATGGCATGTGACAAGCAAAAAGAACTATGAGGGGCCAGCTGACTGGGGAAGTGTGAGGGGACAAGCAGAGCAGAGGTGTTAGGGACCGGCAGGTGGAGAGGGGACGTGTGTGGGACAGGCAGACGGAGTGTGTGAGGATCAGGTAGATGGCAGGGCGTGAGGGCAGGcagactggggagagggaaaagcagGCAGGGGACAGACAAATGAGGAAGGCGCGCGTGATGATGAGAGGAGAAGGCGGAAAGATGGGAATGGGGCGCAAGCATATCGATGGGGAAGACGTGTAGGATAACTGCGGGGCGCGGGAGGCGTATGGCTGGGGAAGGCACACGCGGGGCAGGCCAGCGGGGAGGCGCACGCGGACGAGCAGACAGACAGTAGTGGGCAGGGCCCCCGCACCTCCGTCGGAGTAGGTCTCGGTGCCGTAGCCGTCCTGGAAGCCGTCCTTCCAGAGCCCCGCGTAGCGCAGGCCGGACACGCTCTCCCACACGCCGCTGCGCCCCTTCAGCCCGCCCAGCCACTCGCCGCGGTACGTCCAGCGGCTCTTGCGCTCCACGCCCAGCCCTTCGCGCTTGCCCTGCTGCCAGTGGCCCTGGTAGCTGTGTCCGCCGGGCCCCGTGAAGACGCCCAGTGACTCGAAGCCGTGCGCCCAGCAGCCGCTGTACTCACCCTGGGCGCCGGGCCCCGTGCACACGCCGTAGCCATGTGCCCGCCCCGCCTCCCAGCCCCCCACGTAGCAGCCCCCGTCGTCAAAGTCGAACTTGCCCCCGGGGGACATGCATGTAGTTGGCGCGGCCTTAGCCCCCCGGTGGCTCAGCGCATCCTGGGGCTGGAGAGCCggctgggggcctgggagccGGGCgaggcctgggggcgggggcagttaGACCGGGGCCGGGAGGGGGGTGCCCAGCGCGGGCTTGCAGGGCCGGACCCTCATCCTGAGTGGCTGCGGAGAAAGAGGGGGGGGAAGTGGCGAGCGAGGCCCCTCCTCTTTGCCCGCCGctccctggcccagtggctcCAGGGCATCAACAccgccccccaaccccctcccacccccgccaccctTCAGCAGCATCTTCTAGCAGCTCCTAAGCTTCGGAGGCACGGGGCTCCCCCACCCTCCATTCTTGTAAAGAGCCCCTCCCAGGGCTTGGGATTCTAACCCCAAGCGGGAGTCCCACTTCTCCAACCTGGAACCCCAAAGTGTCGAGTGTGGATGGCAGTTTGGGGGGTCCTTAGAAGAGTAGGCCACCCGCTTCCCTGGCTGCTGTCAGGACCCCTCTGCCCTGGTCCTTTGGTTTCCCTGGCAAGGGttggaggggggggggggttgaaaACGtagaggggagatgggagcaaggtGGGCAAAGGGTTCGGTGGGGGAaaggatggggatgggggaggctctgcaggggaaaggcgagggtggggatgggcagaCAGGCGGAAGGGAGAGGGCAGGTTACTCACCATGtgggctggggctcaggctgcctcccaggcacTGCATCCATGGCTGGATACCTCCACTCCCACCTCGCCCAGACAAGCCGAGCCCCCTCCCCTTCCGGAGAGACTGCTCCAACCCAGAGAGCCAAGGTGGGGGGAGCCGCAGGAGAGAGTCCCCTCTCTCCCCCGCTGGAGAAGCAGGcggtggagtgtgtgtgtgggggtgggggtggggggcgcaaGGTAGTGGCAGGGGTAGGGGGAGATGAGAATAGTGCAgtggaaaaaaatcttccttggacggaggcagggaagaggagcTGGGAGCTGGATAGGAAGAGAGAGGGGGCTATCAAGAGGgggtgtttttattatttttttcttcttatggttgggagaggaaaaaaaatcaaaattctgaTTCCATCCCAGCACAAATCAATGTTTGCTCCATCCCAGCATCACGGgggaggctgggccaggcagatttaaaggggcagggagaagagaagagaggagaggagagggtggggagcgGAGGAGACGAGGAAGAAGAGACAGTGGCGATGGTAgcgttggggggtggggatgtcTGGGCAGAAAAGGATGGATGCCTGCTAAACCTGggatgagggaggaggagagtAGAGAGGAGAATGAGAGGCACGGAGACCCCCAGGGTGGAAAGAAACCCTGGGATGCGGGCAGGGAGTGGGGTGAggctgaggggaagggagaggagccaGGGGGAGGAGACTGAGCTGAagatggggaggctgggggacgCCGAAGccagctgggggaggagagatgCTGGTGAGGCCGAGAGAGGGCGAGAGGAATACAAAGAAAGAGGTGCAGGGGTGAGAGctaaggcaggggtgggggtgtgtgtgtgggggagatATTGtcggagagggagaaagggagggagaccCATTCTGGGGCTTGTGAGGGATGGCAAGGAGGAGAGAAGCAGGGGCAGAGGACAAGGAGAAGAAATAGATATGGAGACAGAGTGAAATAAGGGTtgtgaagggagggagaaagctcTCCATACGGAGGACGGACTTGGGCAGAGACATCTAGGCAAGAAGAGCccaagcaggggctggggggccggAAGTGGTATTTGTGGGGCGCTGGGGAGATGGATGGACTTGCCAGCTGCTTGGACTGAAGCCAGGAAGCCGTGGGGCATGGATGCCTGTATCCACCAAGTCCACTGTCCTCCCTAGGAAACTGCTGCAGGGGACCAGGAGGCTCCCCACTTGTGCTTTCCGAGCAAGCTCGAAATGATCCCTGCCTGGAAGCCTGGCCCCACTGTGCTTTCCCAGGCTTTGCCATCCTCTGCCCCCACCGACTGTTTCTCTCTGGGACGTCCCTTGAAGGGGGGAGGGCTGGCAAGAAGGGGTGTATTGTTTTTGAATGGGGCACAGGGGGTGATGCTTGTTGGTGCCATAAAGATCCTGGGGCTTTGGGTTTTCTCTTTTGCAAACCTAGAGGCAAAGACACACTGAGGTGGGGGTGCCCTTACTGTGGCAATAATAATTCCCTTCAGCCTTCCACCCATCCCTGACCGTTcactggaggggaggggcagctcaTCCCGGCCCTTTCTGTTTACAGACAAAAGTAGGCACAGACTGTCTTTCCCGCCCCTCAGTTTACTTAGATGCTGCATCTACCCAGCCCCTAAGCACTTAGGAAAGAGGACACTGTCCAATTACACACAACAGGGTAAATAGCCAAATGCACTCTATTGCTTTTTTCATACAAGGTCTGGTCCACCTTATTTCACAGAGATGAGAATGGAggcccggggtgggggagggggagggggcggttaCTCACCTGAGGTCACCCACCTTAGGTCACCC
This DNA window, taken from Camelus dromedarius isolate mCamDro1 chromosome 5, mCamDro1.pat, whole genome shotgun sequence, encodes the following:
- the JPH4 gene encoding LOW QUALITY PROTEIN: junctophilin-4 (The sequence of the model RefSeq protein was modified relative to this genomic sequence to represent the inferred CDS: inserted 2 bases in 1 codon), translated to MHVPXGGKFDFDDGGCYVGGWEAGRAHGYGVCTGPGAQGEYSGCWAHGFESLGVFTGPGGHSYQGHWQQGKREGLGVERKSRWTYRGEWLGGLKGRSGVWESVSGLRYAGLWKDGFQDGYGTETYSDGGTYQGQWQAGKRHGYGVRQSVPYHQAALLRSPRRTSLDSGHSDPPTPPPPLPLPGDEGGSPASGSRGGFVLAGPGDADGASTRKRTPAAGGFFRRSLLLSGLRAGGRRSSLSSKRGSLRSEVSSEVGSTGPPGSEASGPPAPAPPALIEGSATEVYAGEWRADRRSGYGVSQRSNGLRYEGEWLGNRRHGYGRTTRPDGSREEGKYKRNRLVHGGRVRSLLPLALRRGKVKEKVDRAVEGARRAVSAARQRQEIAAARAADALLKAVAASSVAEKAVEAARMAKLIAQDLQPMLEAPGRRPRQDSEGSDTEPLDEDSPGVYENGLTPSEGSPELPSSPVSSRQPWRLPACRSPLPSRGDRGPFSSPKAWPEEWGGPGEQAEELAGYEAEDEAGLQGPEPRDGSPLLGGCSDSSGSLREEEGEDEEPLPPPRTPGGSEPEPMTSPVLRGLSSRSPEAGCLVEEVEEPAATERPAQPGAANPLVVGAVALLDLSLAFLFSQLLT